From Spiroplasma endosymbiont of Diplazon laetatorius:
AAAAGATTATAGCCTCAAGAGGGTATTGTTCAAGAAGAAGAGCTGAAGAATTAATTGTTCAAGGAAGAGTTAAAGTTAATGGACAAGTTATAAGAGAACTTGGATCTAAATTTGATTCTAATGTAAAAATAGATATTAATAATAAGAGTTTAGAAGAAGTTAAAGAAAAGGTTTACTACTTATTTAATAAACCAAGACTTGTATTAACTACAATGCATGATCCAAAGGATAGAAAAACAGTAGCGGAGTTCTTTAAGAATTCTAAATTAAGAGTTTATCCTGTTGGAAGATTAGATTATGATGTTTCTGGTGCTCTTATAATGACGAATGATGGAGAATTTGCAAACTTTGTAATGCATCCAAAATATGAATTTAGAAAAACATACCAAGCACTATGTAACGGAAAAGTTCATAAATATCAAATCAAACAACTTGTTGATGGTGTTACTATCGATGATGACTACAAAACAAAAGCAATCCAAGCAAGAATATTAAAATATGATGAAGAATATGATGAATCTGTAATTGAATTAACAATTGCAGAAGGAAGAAAACATCACGTTAAGAAAATGCTTATTGCAGCTGACATATATCTTAAAAAACTTAAAAGAACTCAAATTGAGTTCTTAACACTTGATGAACTACCAATAGGTAAATATAGAGAGCTTAAAGCTCATGAAATTAAACAATTTTATGGAATATATAACTCATTAAAAGTTAAGAAGGGAAAATAATAATATGAGAATAGCTATTTTTGGAACAGTAGGAGCAGGTAAATCTACTGTAAGTGAAGAGATATCAAAAAATTTGGGATATGAAATATTTCCAGAACCTATAGATAATAATCCTTATTTCGATGACTACTATAAAGACATGGAAGCAAATGTATTTAAAATGCAAATATATATGTTAACT
This genomic window contains:
- a CDS encoding pseudouridine synthase → MEERLQKIIASRGYCSRRRAEELIVQGRVKVNGQVIRELGSKFDSNVKIDINNKSLEEVKEKVYYLFNKPRLVLTTMHDPKDRKTVAEFFKNSKLRVYPVGRLDYDVSGALIMTNDGEFANFVMHPKYEFRKTYQALCNGKVHKYQIKQLVDGVTIDDDYKTKAIQARILKYDEEYDESVIELTIAEGRKHHVKKMLIAADIYLKKLKRTQIEFLTLDELPIGKYRELKAHEIKQFYGIYNSLKVKKGK